One genomic segment of Paraburkholderia caffeinilytica includes these proteins:
- a CDS encoding ABC transporter substrate-binding protein yields the protein MKFRAIMGALCAAGLMCGVSAAQAAESVEVLHWWTSGGESKAVGVLKDDMTKQGYTWKDFAVAGGAGAAAMTALKTQVISGNAPSAAQIKGPLIQDWASQGVLVPIDPAAADWKKNLPPEIDKIMHADGHYVGAPFSVHRVNWLYINKAALDKAGGKVPTTWPEFFAVADKMKAAGIQPIAMGGQPWQDLTLWEDVVLSQGAGFYKKALVDLDEKTLTSDQMVGVFDTVRKIQGYFDAGRTGRDWNLATAMVINGKAGMQFMGDWAKGEFANADKKAGSDYVCAAVPGTEKAYTFNVDSFVFFQQKGQKTATPGQLALAKTIMSPEFQEQFSLNKGSIPVRLGVSMAKFDDCAKKSYADEQVAIKSGGYVPSLAHGMAQPDAAAGAISDVVTKFMNSQQDSKSAVAALAKAAKTK from the coding sequence ATGAAATTTCGCGCGATCATGGGCGCTTTGTGCGCCGCAGGTCTGATGTGTGGCGTCTCGGCTGCGCAAGCGGCCGAATCGGTCGAAGTGTTGCACTGGTGGACTTCGGGCGGCGAATCGAAAGCCGTCGGCGTCCTCAAGGACGACATGACGAAGCAGGGTTACACGTGGAAGGACTTCGCGGTTGCTGGCGGCGCGGGTGCGGCCGCCATGACGGCACTCAAGACGCAGGTGATCTCGGGCAACGCGCCGAGCGCCGCGCAGATCAAGGGTCCGCTGATCCAGGACTGGGCTTCGCAAGGCGTGCTGGTGCCGATCGACCCGGCCGCGGCCGACTGGAAGAAGAACCTGCCGCCGGAAATCGACAAGATCATGCACGCGGACGGCCACTACGTGGGCGCGCCGTTCTCGGTGCACCGCGTGAACTGGCTGTACATCAACAAGGCAGCACTGGACAAGGCAGGCGGCAAGGTGCCGACCACGTGGCCTGAGTTCTTCGCGGTGGCCGACAAGATGAAGGCCGCGGGCATCCAGCCGATCGCGATGGGCGGTCAGCCGTGGCAAGACCTGACGCTGTGGGAAGACGTCGTGCTGTCGCAAGGCGCGGGCTTCTACAAGAAGGCGCTGGTCGACCTCGACGAGAAGACGCTGACGTCGGACCAGATGGTCGGCGTGTTCGACACGGTCCGCAAGATCCAGGGTTACTTCGACGCGGGCCGTACGGGTCGTGACTGGAACCTGGCCACGGCCATGGTCATCAACGGCAAGGCCGGCATGCAGTTCATGGGCGACTGGGCGAAGGGCGAGTTCGCCAACGCCGACAAGAAGGCGGGTTCGGACTACGTCTGCGCTGCGGTTCCGGGCACGGAAAAGGCCTACACGTTCAACGTCGACTCGTTCGTGTTCTTCCAGCAGAAGGGCCAGAAGACCGCAACGCCGGGTCAACTGGCATTGGCCAAGACGATCATGTCGCCGGAATTCCAGGAACAGTTCAGCCTGAACAAGGGTTCGATCCCGGTTCGTCTGGGCGTGTCGATGGCCAAGTTCGACGACTGCGCGAAGAAGTCGTACGCGGATGAACAGGTGGCGATCAAGTCGGGCGGCTATGTGCCTTCGCTGGCGCACGGCATGGCGCAACCGGATGCAGCAGCCGGTGCGATCTCGGACGTGGTCACGAAGTTCATGAACTCGCAGCAGGATTCGAAGAGCGCCGTTGCCGCGCTCGCGAAGGCTGCGAAGACCAAGTAA
- a CDS encoding bifunctional transcriptional regulator/glucokinase, with translation MSTGVQTKAVPGAGQHADGPRLLADIGGTNARFALETSPGEIGSVQVYPCADYPGVAEVIKKYLKDTRIGRVNHAAIAIANPVDGDQVSMTNHDWSFSIEATRRALGFDTLLVVNDFTALAMALPGLTDAQRVQVGGGTRRPNSVIGLLGPGTGMGVSGLIPADDRWIALGSEGGHATFAPADEREDIVLQYARKKWSHVSFERVAAGPGIEVIYRALAGRDKKRVAANVDTVEVVKRALEGEPLAAESVDVFCGILGTFAGNIAVTLGALGGIYIGGGVVPRLGEFFSRSSFRKRFEAKGRFEAYLQNVPTYVITAEYPAFLGVSAILAEQLSNRAGGSSSAVFERIRQMRDALTPAERRVADLALNHPRSIINDPIVDIARKADVSQPTVIRFCRSLGCQGLSDFKLKLATGLTGTIPVSHSQVHLGDTATDFGAKVLDNTVSAILQLREHLNFDQVERAIDLLNGARRIEFYGLGNSNIVAQDAHYKFFRFGIPTIAYGDLYMQAASAALLGKGDVIVAVSKSGRAPELLRVLDVAMQAGAKVIAITSSNTPLAKRATVALETDHIEIRESQLSMISRILHLVMIDILAVGVAIRRAMPSADVAETVAKARQGADDDATAVLDWLSHGAASSPRD, from the coding sequence ATGTCTACTGGTGTGCAAACTAAGGCTGTTCCGGGCGCGGGCCAGCACGCCGATGGACCGAGGCTGCTCGCCGACATCGGCGGCACCAATGCGCGTTTCGCGCTCGAAACCAGCCCCGGCGAAATCGGCTCGGTGCAGGTCTATCCGTGTGCGGACTATCCGGGCGTTGCCGAAGTCATCAAGAAGTATCTGAAGGACACCAGGATCGGCCGCGTGAATCATGCGGCGATTGCGATTGCGAACCCGGTCGACGGCGATCAGGTCAGCATGACCAATCACGACTGGAGCTTCTCGATCGAAGCCACGCGCCGCGCGCTCGGCTTCGACACGCTGCTGGTGGTGAACGACTTTACCGCGCTAGCCATGGCACTGCCCGGCCTGACCGACGCGCAGCGCGTGCAGGTGGGCGGCGGCACGCGCCGTCCGAACAGCGTGATCGGCTTGCTCGGCCCGGGCACCGGCATGGGCGTGTCCGGTCTGATTCCCGCCGACGACCGCTGGATCGCGCTCGGCAGCGAAGGCGGCCACGCCACCTTCGCGCCAGCCGACGAGCGCGAAGACATCGTGTTGCAGTACGCACGCAAGAAGTGGTCGCACGTCTCGTTCGAACGCGTGGCCGCGGGCCCCGGCATCGAAGTGATCTATCGTGCGCTGGCGGGCCGCGACAAGAAGCGTGTGGCGGCGAACGTCGACACTGTCGAGGTCGTCAAACGCGCGCTGGAAGGCGAGCCGCTCGCGGCCGAATCCGTCGACGTGTTCTGCGGAATTCTCGGCACCTTCGCCGGCAATATCGCGGTGACGCTCGGCGCATTGGGTGGCATCTATATCGGCGGCGGCGTCGTGCCACGGCTCGGCGAGTTCTTCTCGCGTTCGTCGTTCCGCAAACGGTTCGAGGCGAAGGGCCGCTTCGAGGCGTACTTGCAGAACGTGCCGACCTACGTGATTACCGCTGAGTATCCGGCGTTTCTGGGGGTTTCGGCGATTCTCGCGGAGCAGTTGTCGAACCGCGCGGGCGGCAGTTCATCGGCCGTGTTCGAGCGGATTCGCCAGATGCGCGATGCGTTGACGCCGGCTGAGCGCCGCGTGGCCGATCTCGCGTTGAATCATCCGCGGTCGATCATCAACGATCCGATCGTGGATATCGCGCGCAAGGCCGACGTGAGCCAGCCGACGGTGATCCGCTTTTGCCGCTCGCTCGGCTGCCAGGGTTTGTCGGATTTCAAGCTGAAACTGGCGACGGGTTTGACCGGCACGATTCCGGTGAGTCATAGCCAGGTGCATCTGGGCGATACCGCGACGGACTTCGGCGCGAAGGTGCTGGACAACACCGTGTCGGCGATTTTGCAGCTGCGCGAGCATTTGAATTTCGACCAGGTCGAACGGGCGATCGATCTGTTGAACGGCGCGCGGCGGATCGAGTTTTACGGGCTCGGCAATTCGAATATCGTCGCGCAGGACGCGCACTACAAGTTCTTCCGGTTTGGTATTCCGACGATCGCCTACGGCGATCTCTATATGCAGGCGGCGTCTGCTGCCTTGCTCGGCAAGGGTGATGTGATCGTTGCCGTGTCGAAGTCGGGGCGTGCGCCTGAATTACTGCGCGTGCTGGATGTCGCCATGCAGGCGGGAGCGAAGGTGATTGCCATCACGTCCAGCAATACGCCGCTGGCCAAGCGGGCCACCGTCGCTTTGGAGACCGATCACATTGAGATTCGCGAGTCGCAGTTGTCGATGATTTCGCGGATATTGCATCTCGTCATGATCGATATTCTTGCTGTTGGTGTGGCGATTCGGCGCGCTATGCCTAGCGCGGATGTGGCTGAGACCGTCGCCAAGGCGCGACAGGGCGCGGATGATGATGCGACTGCCGTGCTCGACTGGTTGAGTCATGGGGCGGCTTCTTCGCCGCGTGATTAG
- the pgl gene encoding 6-phosphogluconolactonase, with product MIELHAFDDQRAQSDALAKAVGDALHASLAAQTATSTNDARPAMLAVSGGSSPRPFLQTLSTQSFDWARIAVTLVDDRWVPETDSASNSQLVHDTLLQNAAKHAAFWPLADTTRDLNAHVAALNADPRFSAVPDVAILGMGEDGHTASIFADAPEWDYAITTPERFVAVHPGSAPHARVSWSLSALKEVKHLFLLIAGPRKMDVLNAATASLQKNAISQLANDKGVRLDVYWCAN from the coding sequence GTGATCGAGCTTCACGCTTTCGACGACCAACGCGCCCAATCCGACGCGTTGGCGAAAGCGGTTGGCGATGCGTTACATGCGTCGCTCGCCGCACAGACGGCCACGTCAACCAACGACGCGCGCCCGGCAATGCTTGCAGTGTCCGGCGGCAGCAGTCCGCGTCCGTTCCTGCAGACGTTGTCCACGCAATCCTTCGACTGGGCGCGCATTGCCGTGACGCTGGTCGACGACCGCTGGGTGCCGGAAACGGACAGCGCGAGCAATTCGCAACTCGTGCACGACACGCTGTTGCAGAACGCCGCCAAACATGCCGCGTTCTGGCCGCTGGCCGACACCACGCGAGACCTCAACGCGCACGTTGCCGCGCTGAACGCCGACCCGCGCTTTAGCGCCGTGCCGGACGTCGCGATTCTCGGCATGGGCGAAGACGGTCACACCGCGTCGATTTTTGCGGATGCGCCCGAATGGGACTACGCGATCACGACTCCCGAGCGCTTCGTTGCCGTGCATCCCGGCAGCGCGCCGCATGCGCGTGTGAGCTGGTCGCTGTCCGCCTTGAAAGAAGTGAAGCACCTGTTCTTGCTGATCGCAGGACCGCGAAAGATGGACGTGCTGAATGCCGCCACCGCTTCGCTACAAAAAAATGCCATCTCGCAGTTGGCAAACGACAAGGGAGTGAGACTCGATGTCTACTGGTGTGCAAACTAA
- the zwf gene encoding glucose-6-phosphate dehydrogenase codes for MQTDSSFTFVLFGGTGDLSMRKILPALFEAHRAGGMLADSGKIVAVARHVADRAAYIDWVVEHVKPHVSKNGVDETAWASFLDRIEFVKIDLGNPEDFTLLRDALSGRPGIRVFYLATGPSLFVPICRALASVGLNENSRIVLEKPLGYDLKSSNAINDAVGEIFAEEQIYRIDHYLGKEPVQNLLALRFGNVLFEPLWRREWVESIQITIAEELGVEARGDFYDNTGALRDMVQNHLLQLLSIVAMEPPHSMDSDSVRDEKLRVLRALKPIDPRDIGKVAVRGQYHAGVIRGSGVPAYATEPGVKPDSTTETFVAVKVEIENWRWSGVPFFLRTGKRLADRVAEIVVNFRAVPHSALGASALRGGANRLVIRLQPNETIRLYCLAKQPGEGMNLASVHLDLAFDRFFREGQMEAYQRLLLDVINGRLALFVRRDEQEAAWRWVEPILNEWAASNKPPKPYAAGTWGPAAASAMLAQHGTCWLEEEN; via the coding sequence ATGCAAACCGACTCAAGCTTCACCTTCGTTCTCTTCGGCGGAACCGGCGACCTGTCGATGCGCAAGATCCTGCCGGCACTGTTTGAAGCGCACCGTGCGGGCGGCATGCTGGCCGACAGCGGCAAGATCGTCGCGGTGGCGCGGCATGTGGCCGACCGTGCTGCCTACATTGACTGGGTCGTTGAGCACGTCAAGCCGCACGTGTCGAAGAACGGTGTGGATGAAACGGCATGGGCGAGCTTCCTCGACCGTATCGAGTTCGTGAAGATCGATCTCGGCAACCCCGAAGACTTCACGCTGCTGCGCGACGCCCTGAGCGGCCGGCCCGGCATTCGCGTGTTCTATCTGGCAACGGGTCCGTCGCTGTTCGTGCCGATCTGCCGCGCGCTGGCGTCGGTGGGGCTCAACGAAAATTCGCGCATCGTGCTGGAAAAGCCGCTTGGCTACGACCTCAAGTCGTCCAACGCAATTAATGATGCAGTCGGTGAAATCTTCGCCGAAGAACAGATCTACCGGATCGACCACTACCTCGGCAAGGAGCCGGTGCAGAACCTGCTGGCGCTGCGCTTCGGCAATGTGCTGTTCGAGCCGTTGTGGCGCCGTGAATGGGTGGAAAGCATTCAGATCACGATTGCGGAAGAGCTCGGCGTGGAAGCGCGCGGCGATTTCTACGACAACACCGGCGCCTTGCGCGACATGGTGCAGAACCATTTGCTGCAACTGCTTTCCATCGTGGCGATGGAACCGCCGCATTCGATGGATTCCGACTCGGTCCGCGACGAAAAGCTGCGCGTGCTGCGCGCATTGAAGCCGATCGATCCGCGCGATATCGGCAAGGTCGCCGTGCGCGGCCAGTATCATGCGGGCGTGATCCGCGGCAGCGGGGTGCCGGCGTATGCAACCGAGCCTGGCGTGAAGCCCGACAGCACCACTGAAACCTTCGTCGCCGTGAAGGTGGAAATCGAAAACTGGCGCTGGTCCGGCGTGCCGTTTTTCCTGCGCACGGGCAAGCGTCTCGCGGATCGCGTCGCGGAGATCGTGGTGAATTTTCGTGCGGTGCCGCATTCGGCACTGGGCGCGTCCGCGTTGCGCGGCGGTGCGAACCGTCTCGTGATCCGTTTGCAGCCGAACGAAACCATTCGCCTCTACTGTCTCGCGAAGCAGCCGGGCGAAGGGATGAATCTCGCCAGCGTCCACCTCGACCTCGCGTTCGACCGGTTCTTCCGCGAAGGGCAAATGGAGGCGTATCAACGTCTGCTGCTCGACGTGATCAACGGCCGCCTCGCGCTGTTTGTGAGGCGCGACGAGCAGGAAGCGGCATGGCGTTGGGTCGAACCGATCCTCAACGAATGGGCCGCCTCTAACAAGCCACCCAAGCCGTATGCGGCAGGCACGTGGGGACCGGCCGCGGCGAGCGCGATGCTGGCGCAGCACGGTACCTGCTGGCTCGAAGAAGAGAATTGA
- a CDS encoding lysozyme inhibitor LprI family protein, with product MWVVKPLLHADGWRRAFGALALTLAMSVAVLGVAPLRAHAEVAAADPIDASMRTCLARSDMSSTAGQVQCMDNARIGWKAALDGAWQQLQAKLPQAQRKPWEKSQASWQASRDVEKQLLADVFATTHGSRYVLAEADMQLQPVRDRALALRSALARISAGGGDPPRRPRVCTADAQCEHAMFDLNRYYRRLQSKMPARLRPTLARAQNAWTAYLNAATPVIDEGSRIDIIGARVATLKRLSETVGND from the coding sequence ATGTGGGTGGTGAAGCCCCTGCTGCACGCTGACGGCTGGCGGCGCGCGTTTGGCGCGCTGGCTTTGACGTTGGCGATGTCGGTGGCGGTGCTCGGCGTCGCGCCGCTTCGGGCGCATGCCGAAGTGGCCGCCGCCGACCCGATCGACGCGTCGATGCGCACCTGTCTTGCGCGCAGCGACATGTCGTCGACGGCGGGGCAGGTGCAGTGCATGGACAACGCGCGGATCGGCTGGAAGGCCGCGTTGGACGGCGCGTGGCAGCAGCTTCAGGCGAAGTTGCCGCAGGCGCAGCGCAAGCCATGGGAAAAGAGCCAGGCAAGCTGGCAGGCCTCACGCGATGTCGAGAAGCAGTTGCTGGCGGACGTGTTCGCGACGACGCACGGCTCGAGGTATGTGCTGGCCGAAGCGGATATGCAATTGCAGCCGGTGCGTGACCGCGCGCTTGCGTTGCGCAGCGCCTTGGCCAGGATCAGCGCCGGCGGCGGGGACCCGCCGCGCCGTCCGCGCGTCTGTACTGCCGACGCGCAATGCGAACACGCGATGTTCGATCTGAACCGCTATTACCGCCGCTTGCAGTCGAAGATGCCGGCGCGCTTGCGTCCGACCCTCGCGCGTGCTCAAAATGCCTGGACCGCGTATCTCAACGCTGCTACGCCGGTGATCGATGAAGGTAGCCGTATCGATATCATCGGTGCGAGGGTCGCGACGCTTAAGCGCTTGTCGGAGACGGTCGGCAACGACTGA